The Amycolatopsis camponoti genome segment GTTCTACGGCCGGGCGTTGCTGTGGACGCCGCGGACGTTGCGCCGCTACACGAAGGAAGTCCTCCGGCTGCTGGCCGAGGTGAGCTTCGGGTCCGGCTCGCTCGCGGTCATCGGCGGCACGGTCGGCGTGATGGTCGGCCTGACGCTGTTCACCGGTGTCCTCGTCGGCCTCCAGGGCTACTCGGCGCTGAACTCGATCGGGACCTCGGCCTTCACCGGCTTCCTGACGGCGTTCTTCAACACCCGCGAGATCGCGCCGCTGGTCGCCGGCCTCGCCCTGAGCGCCACGGTCGGCGCCGGGTTCACCGCGCAGCTGGGCGCGATGCGGATCTCCGAGGAGATCGACGCGCTGGAAGTCATGGGCGTGCCGAGCCTGCCGTACCTGGTGACGACGCGGATCATCGCCGGGTTCGTCGCGGTCATCCCGCTCTACATCATCGGCCTGCTGAGCTCGTACCTCGCGTCGAGACTGGTCGTGATCTACATCTACAACCAGTCGGCCGGCACCTACGACCACTACTTCGACCTGTTCTTGCCACCGCAGGACGTGCTCTATTCGTTCATCAAGGTGCTGCTGTTCAGCGTCTTGATCATCCTGTCGCACTGCTACTTCGGGTACCGGGCGACCGGCGGCCCGGCCGGCGTCGGCGTCGCGGTCGGCAAGGCCGTGCGCCTCTCCATCGTCACGGTGTCGATCATGAACTTCTTCATCGGTTTCGCCATCTGGGGAACCGACGTCACGGTAAGGATCGCGGGATGAGGACGCTCCGACGCAGGCTGCTGGGCCTGGCGCTCATCGCCGTGATGGTCGGCGGGGTGGCACTGTCCATCGCGATGTACGACAAGGCCTTCACGCCCGTCGTCACGGTCAAGCTGCAGGCCGACAAGATCGGCAACCAGCTGATCAAGCAGTCCGACGTCAAGGTGCGCGGGCTGATCGTCGGCTCGGTGCAGGACATCGTCGCGACCGACCACGGCGCGGAGCTGACCCTCGCGCTCAGCCCGGAGTCGGCGAAGCTGATCCCGGCGAACGTCTCGGCGCGGTTCCTGCCGAAGACGCTCTTCGGCGAGCGGTTCGTCTCGC includes the following:
- a CDS encoding MlaE family ABC transporter permease, with the protein product MTFLQGAKRVANRPLQTLDTLGDQMSFYGRALLWTPRTLRRYTKEVLRLLAEVSFGSGSLAVIGGTVGVMVGLTLFTGVLVGLQGYSALNSIGTSAFTGFLTAFFNTREIAPLVAGLALSATVGAGFTAQLGAMRISEEIDALEVMGVPSLPYLVTTRIIAGFVAVIPLYIIGLLSSYLASRLVVIYIYNQSAGTYDHYFDLFLPPQDVLYSFIKVLLFSVLIILSHCYFGYRATGGPAGVGVAVGKAVRLSIVTVSIMNFFIGFAIWGTDVTVRIAG